One Piscinibacter lacus genomic window, TGCCCTTGAACAGCCTGGAGGCCATCGAGGTGGTTGCCGCGCAGCGGCCCGGCGTCTGCGCGGTCTTCCTGGAGACGGTGCAGGGCGAAGGCGGCATCCACCCCGCGCAGCTCGATTTTCTGCGTGGCCTGCGGGCGCTGTGCGACCGGCTGGGCTGGCTGCTGATGCTTGACGAGGTGCAGTGCGGCATCGGCCGCACCGGCACCTGGTTCGCCCACCAGTGGGCCGGCATCCAGCCGGACGTGATGCCGCTGGCCAAGGGCCTGGGCTCGGGCGTGCCGATCGGCGCAGTCGTCTGCGGCCCCAAGGCCGTGAAGGTGCTGCAACCGGGCAACCACGGCACCACCTTCGGCGGCAACCCGCTGGCCATGCGCGCCGCGCTGGAGACCATCGCCGTGATGGAGGACGAGGGCCTGCTGGCGAATGCCGCGACTGTCGGCGCCCACCTCAAGACGGCGCTGACGCGCGAGCTGGCCGGCCTGGCCGGCGTGGCCGAGATCCGCGGCGCGGGGCTGATGATCGGCATCGAGCTCGACCGCCCCTGCGGCGTGCTGCTGCAACAGGCGCTGGACGCCGGCCTGCTGATGAGCGTGACCGCCGACCGCGTGATCCGCCTGGTGCCGCCGCTGATCCTGACGGCCGCCGAGGCCGACCGCCTCGTGGCCCTGCTGGTGCCGCTGATCCGCGCCTTCCTGGGCGCGCCGGTCGCGGCCTGAGCGCCGCGCCCTCCTGACCCTGGCCCCGAGCCCCCGCCCGATGAAACCCGGCAAGAGCCTGATCAAGCACTACTTGCAGTTCAAGGACCTGCGCGCCGAGGAGTACGCCTACCTCTTCGGCCGCGCCGCGGTCATCAAGCAGCGCTTCAAGAACTACGAGAAGTACACGCCGCTGGCCGACCGCACCCTGGCCATGATCTTCGAGAAGGCCAGCACCCGCACCCGCGTGAGCTTCGAGGCCGGCATGTACCAGCTCGGCGGCTCGGTCGTGCACCTGACCACCAGCGGCAGCCAGTTGGGCCGCGACGAGCCCATCGAGGACAGCGCCCGCGTCATCAGCCGCATGGTCGACCTGGTGATGATCCGCACCTACGAGCAGGCCAAGCTCGAAGGCTTTGCCGCGCATTCGCGCGTGCCGGTGATCAACGGCCTGACCAACGAGTACCACCCCTGCCAGATCCTGGCCGACCTCTTCACCTGGCTGGAGCACCGTGGCGGCACGACCCGCGCCGGCATGCCCGACATCGGCAGCCTCCAGGGCCGCGTGGTGGCCTGGGTGGGCGACGGCAACAACATGGCCAACACCTGGCTGCAGGCGGCCGAGATCTTCGGCTTCACCGTCCATGTCAGCACGCCCAGCGGCTACGAGGTCGACCCGGCCGTGGCCGGCGTGCGCGACCCGGGCTGCTTCAAGGTCTTCAAGGACCCGATGGACGCCTGCCGCGGCGCCGACCTGGTCACCACCGACGTCTGGACCAGCATGGGCTGGGAGGCCGAGAACGAGGCCCGCAAGACCGCCTTCGCCGACTGGTGCGTGGACGCCGAGATGATGGCCGTGGCCCAGCCCGACGCCCTCTTCATGCACTGCCTGCCCGCCCACCGCGGCGAGGAGGTGGCGGCCGAGGTCATCGACGGCCCGCAGAGCGTGGTCTGGGACGAGGCCGAGAACCGCATGCATGTGCAGAAGGCCTTGATGGAATACCTGCTGCTGGGGCGCATCGGTTGAGCCTGCACGCCGTCCCCCTGCCGCGGCCCGCGCGATGACGGCCCTGCATCCCGGGGCGCCGGCCCTGTCGCTGCGGCAGTTGCTGATCTGCGGGGCGGCCATCGTCACGCTCAGCATGGGCGTGCGCCACGGCTTCGGCCTGTGGCTGACGCCGATCACGGTGGACCGCGGCTGGACGCGCGAGACCTTCGCCTTTGCCATGGCGGTGCAGAACCTGGTCTGGGGCCTGGCCGGGCCGCTGGTCGGCATGCTGGCCGACCGGCATGGCGCCCTGCGCGTGCTGGGCGCGGGCGCCCTGCTCTATGCGCTGGGCCTGGCCGGCATGGCCCTGGCCGGCGCGCCGACAGCCTTCCTGCTGAGCAGCGGCGGCCTGATCGGCCTGGCCCAGGCGGGCACGACCTATGCCGTGGTCTATGGCGTGATCGGCCGCCATGTGCCAGCCGAGCGCCGCTCCTGGGCCATGGGCCTGACGGCTGCGGCCG contains:
- the argF gene encoding ornithine carbamoyltransferase codes for the protein MKPGKSLIKHYLQFKDLRAEEYAYLFGRAAVIKQRFKNYEKYTPLADRTLAMIFEKASTRTRVSFEAGMYQLGGSVVHLTTSGSQLGRDEPIEDSARVISRMVDLVMIRTYEQAKLEGFAAHSRVPVINGLTNEYHPCQILADLFTWLEHRGGTTRAGMPDIGSLQGRVVAWVGDGNNMANTWLQAAEIFGFTVHVSTPSGYEVDPAVAGVRDPGCFKVFKDPMDACRGADLVTTDVWTSMGWEAENEARKTAFADWCVDAEMMAVAQPDALFMHCLPAHRGEEVAAEVIDGPQSVVWDEAENRMHVQKALMEYLLLGRIG
- a CDS encoding aspartate aminotransferase family protein yields the protein MNAPERLAPTAMPHVLNTYGRLPVALSHGRGCTVWDTEGREYLDGLAGIAVNTLGHAHPRMVAAIADQAGKLIHTSNYYAVPLQEQLAAKLCELSGLTGAFFCNSGLEANEAAIKIARKYGVDRGIEAPEILVFDKAFHGRSLATLSATANPKVQQGFGPLVPGFVRVPLNSLEAIEVVAAQRPGVCAVFLETVQGEGGIHPAQLDFLRGLRALCDRLGWLLMLDEVQCGIGRTGTWFAHQWAGIQPDVMPLAKGLGSGVPIGAVVCGPKAVKVLQPGNHGTTFGGNPLAMRAALETIAVMEDEGLLANAATVGAHLKTALTRELAGLAGVAEIRGAGLMIGIELDRPCGVLLQQALDAGLLMSVTADRVIRLVPPLILTAAEADRLVALLVPLIRAFLGAPVAA